A genomic stretch from Octopus bimaculoides isolate UCB-OBI-ISO-001 chromosome 15, ASM119413v2, whole genome shotgun sequence includes:
- the LOC106882383 gene encoding vacuolar protein sorting-associated protein 26B-like: MIGIVSVFRFHIRVTSISRSLYFESFSISFRETLSSNGFDSSNIFFLLFCQSFLGFGQSAEIDIVLDGQESRKTAEIKTEEGKKERHFLYFDGETVSGKVNVTLKKSGNKLEHQGIKIEFIGQIELYYDRGNHHEFTSLVKELARPGILTQSTSYNFEFLQVEKPYESYTGVNVRLRYFLRVTIVKRITDVVKEQDIIVHTLSQYPDMNNSIKMEVGIEDCLHIEFEYNKSKYHLKDVIVGKIYFLLVRIKIKHMEIQIIKRETTGTGPNVYNENETIAKYEIMDGAPVRGESIPIRLFLSGYDLTPTMRDINKKFSVRYHLNLVLVDEEERRYFKQQEITIFRKADKVRKSIQATLQAQHATMQRMTFRREQAEANKDNSSDDQ, from the exons atgataggaattgtttctgtttttagattccacattcgagttacctctatttctaggtctttgtattttgaaagtttttccatttcttttagagaaacgttgtcatctaaTGGCTTTGATTccagtaacattttttttcttttgttttgccaGAGTTTTTTAGGTTTTGGCCAGAGTGCTGAGATTGACATTGTATTAGATGGCCAAGAGAGCAGAAAAACTGCTGAAATTAAAACTGAAGAAGGCAAAAAAGAGAGACATTTTCTCTACTTTGATGGTGAAACAGTATCCGGCAAG GTGAATGTCACCTTGAAAAAGAGTGGCAATAAATTGGAACACCAAGGtattaaaatagaatttattgGACAAATTG AGTTGTATTATGACCGTGGCAATCACCATGAATTTACGTCACTTGTCAAGGAATTGGCTCGACCAGGTATCCTAACCCAAAGTACCAGCTACAATTTTGAGTTTTTACAAGTTGAGAAGCCATATGAATCTTATACTGGTGTCAATGTTAGGTTGAG ATACTTTCTGCGTGTGACCATTGTGAAGAGAATCACAGATGTAGTGAAAGAACAAGACATCATTGTACATACACTCTCACAGTATCCTGATATGAACAACAGCATCAAAATGGAAGTCGGCATTGAAGATTGCTTACATATAGAATTTGAATATAACAAATCCAA GTATCATTTGAAAGATGTAATAGTGGGcaaaatatatttcctacttGTCCgaataaaaatcaaacacatgGAAATACAAATCATTAAAAGAGAGACCACAGGAACTG GTCCCAATGTTTACAATGAGAATGAAACAATTGCAAAATATGAGATCATGGATGGGGCACCTGTCCGAG GTGAGTCTATACCAATTCGACTGTTCCTAAGTGGATATGATTTAACACCAACTATGAGAGACATCAACAAAAAGTTTTCTGTCCGTTATCACCTTAATTTGGTTTTAGTTGACGAGGAAGAACGCCGTTATTTCAAACAACAG GAAATCACTATATTCCGGAAAGCTGACAAAGTACGTAAAAGCATCCAGGCCACATTGCAAGCGCAGCATGCTACAATGCAGAGAATGACTTTTCGTCGGGAACAGGCTGAAGCTAATAAAGATAACAGTAGTGATGATCAGTAA
- the LOC106878535 gene encoding U1 small nuclear ribonucleoprotein A, translating into MDIRPNHTIYINNLNESIKKDELKKSLYAIFSQFGQILDIVALKTLKCRGQAFVIFKDINSATNALRSMQGFPFYDKPMRIQYSKKDSDIIAKMKGTYTERPKKKKDDEPENKKRKKGASQQAVAAAAKAQAAGVVPPPIQPISAMAGQPVPQQPVLQQLQQPVVQNSTNMAAPNTIPEQPPNQILFLTNLPEETTEMMLSMLFNQFPGFKEVRLVPGRHDIAFVEFENEMQAGAAKDALQGFKITPNNAMKITFAKK; encoded by the exons ATGGACATCAGACCAAACCACACAATTTATATTAACAATTTGAATGAAAGTATTAAGAAAGATG aactaaAGAAATCTTTATATGCAATTTTCTCACAATTTGGCCAAATTCTTGACATTGTTGCCTTAAAAACTTTGAAATGTCGAGGACaagcttttgtaatttttaaagaCATCAACAGTGCCACAAATGCTCTCCGGTCAATGCAAGGCTTCCCGTTCTATGACAAACCAATG AGAATACAGTATTCCAAGAAAGATTCTGATATCATTGCGAAGATGAAAGGTACCTATACAGAaagaccaaaaaagaaaaaagatgatgaGCCAGAAAATAAGAAACGCAAGAAGGGAGCTTCCCAACAggctgttgccgctgctgctaa GGCCCAGGCAGCTGGTGTAGTACCACCTCCTATCCAACCCATTTCAGCAATGGCTGGTCAACCAGTTCCTCAACAACCTGTACTACAACAATTACAGCAGCCAGTTGTTCAAA ATTCTACAAATATGGCAGCGCCAAATACCATTCCAGAACAGCCTCCTAACCAAATTCTGTTCTTAACCAACCTTCCTGAGGAAACCACAGAAATGATGTTGTCAATGTTGTTCAATCA ATTTCCTGGTTTCAAAGAGGTCCGTTTGGTGCCTGGTCGGCATGATATTGCATTTGttgaatttgaaaatgaaatgcaagCTGGTGCGGCAAAGGATGCACTTCAAGGCTTCAAGATTACACCAAACAATGCAATGAAAATCACATTTGCTAAGAAGTAG